One Citrus sinensis cultivar Valencia sweet orange chromosome 5, DVS_A1.0, whole genome shotgun sequence genomic window, ATATGAAATCGGAGTAGTTTTGTGTTTAGTTGTTTGAGGGAGTTTGAGAAGTCAAATGAGAGGAGTTTTATGGAGTTTGTGTTTAGTTGTTGAGGTGAAATAGTTTGTATTTAGTTGTTGGTATGAAATGAAATACGAGCTTTAGAGAAGAGTAATTTAATCCCAAAAAAGTGTGTGtggttattattttaaaaacttctaTTGTATGGCCAATTTTGATAATGAGTTTTTGAAAGTGGctatataacaaaaatttctaaagttttatataatatttcataGGTGAGTTTCATAATTTGAtgtataaacaaaatatttctttttaactccacctttcataaaatttagtcaaagttttatataatatttcataggtaatttcatgaattaatttttattcattttttaatatgaaatgaTGTCAAGTATCCCttcaatttgatatttttaaataatcgtAACACAtagattaatatataatttaattaatatcaaatctatttatttcaacaaaccaattttaaaattgtccaaaatttacaattcATAAACGATGTCTCAAGGCTTTTTATTGTAACATTAGTACATTGCCCTATGATTTTGAGAGCTCCCGCTTTTGCTTGTGCATCAAGGACGGATGGCATTGGGCAAGAAGGGGCAATTGCCCCCAGTTGATTAAAAATGTCCTTAAATCATATCACCATTATTTAACTTCTAGTCCCTGAGAACTTAGATGAAATGCTCCCATGTAAAGCTAACAAATTTTGATACGATGCGTTTATTTGATACAAGAACAACGTGAATAAATAGGTTTACGTCATTAACCCATTTACACATGTGTATCAACATAAACCTTTAACATTACTCACTAAAATACCatctttttaacatttaaaaaaattaagaatacatttttaattagttaaataaaataaaaataaagtaaaaaccCTAAATCTAAGCTAATTAATGCTGATAGGTCATTATGAAAACTTAAATATTGGATatgattctctctttttttgtaaatgacaaatatttatatggtatttaattttgtgaacttTTAGATATATTTAGAACTTCCATGGTGTAAAACTGTAaatgtgtaatttttttttgggggggggggggggggtacaAAGTAGTgaaatttatatcaaatggatttgtaatgtttaataaaaattttgtaaatatataGGTATTAAGTGAGTTATTAAGCTATATCGTGTTAAGTGGTTCGATTActtgattattaaattaattgtgcTTGgtcatctatttatttttatgttaggTTAAtgtcttaatattttaacataattattaaattgattgtatTTGTATCAGCTTAAATATGACGTGAACCAATGACCCACTTTTCCATATACCTTCGTAGTTGAAGAATTTAATTCTCTACTTCAAAAGCTTAATTAAAATGTCTTATGAATCCATTCTTAAGTTGCTCATGCTAACCACTCAGCTATTGTGAGAGCAGTGGTCCGATTCTCTATAAAGTATCATAAGGGtttaattcattattcaattataaaaaaattatttagtgaagttctttcttttaaaatgtgagtgaagtaggtttttcttaaatattagagaggattaaaatttaaatagtattatacaaaatctaataattaatcttatataatatgaattgtaataaaaaaattataataggaGAAATAAGCTCAtgtatttaaacaaaaaaaaaaaaaaaaaaaagttgctcGTGCTAAACGCCATCCCTGCTTTTACTATTTCTCATGACCAAACCCATGCAAATAAACCAATTCTCGTAAGatgacacatcatttcaaTCATCAAATGTCCACACAGCAACGGTACACGAtaaaagaaccaaaaaaatcGCGTCCACACCACTCCACCGAATCACTGCCCTCTTTCGTTGACTCGTCCTCTTCACGACGACTCCATCATCTTCCTTGAAAGATCCTCTTCACAACGTTAATGGCTGTCATTTTCTTATCTTCCTTCATCCTCTCCTCTCAGAACGCTGACAAGTTTTTCCCTGTCTAAAACTTTAGTTCTTCTTCATATGGGTCCCTCTATTCAAGCACTGATCGCAGCAGCGGCAAGCTTCGTTGTCATAACCCTAATCTTCGCCATCATCTTACTCTTCTGCAAACGAACCTATAAACCACCCACCTACCGAACCCGCGCCGTGAACCGCCCCCAGCCCAACCGTTGCTCCGACCTCAGCTCCATCGCGTTATTTGACAGCGCGTCTTTTGACCCATCTCTTAGCCAAATCTCCATGTCTGAACTTATCGACGCCACCGAGAACTTCTCGACGGACAAAATTATCGGGGACGGCAGTTTCGGCTTTGTTTACAAGGCAAAGCTTTCTAGCGGTGTCACCGTCGCCATAAAAAAGCTCGACAAAGACGCTTTTCAAGGCTTCCGTGAATTCCGGGCTGAAATGGAAACCCTAGGCAAGCTCCGGCACAGAAACATCGTTAAGATTCTCGGGTACTGTGCTTCGGGTTTGGATCGGGTCTTGATTTACGAGTTCGTCGAGAATGGAAGCCTCGACCAATGGTTGCACGACACGTCGAGGAATGATGACGTGGATGGGTCGAAACAGTTGAACAGCCTGTGTCCGTTATCTTGGGAGACGAGAGTGAAGATAGTTAGGGGTGTGGCTAATGGGCTGGCTTACTTGCATGGGCTTGAAAAGCCCATTATACACAGGGATATCAAGTCCAGTAATGTGTTGTTGGATTCGGATTTCGAGGCCCATATATCTGATTTCGGGCTTGCGAGAAGAATCGATACTTCGCACTCGCACGTGTCAACGCAAGTCGCCGGAACAATGGGATATATGCCACCGGAGTACTTGGGCGGGAACACGGCGGCAACAGTGATGCTGGACGTTTACAGCTTCGGGATTCTTATGATCGAGATTGCGACTCAAATTAGGCCCAATTTGCCGGTAGTGTTGGACGGGCAGGAAGTTGGGCTTCTAGAGTGGGCTAGGACTATGGAGGCGAGAAACAAGGAAATTGAAATGGTCGATTCAAATATTTCTAGGGAAGAGTTGAGTGAAGCTGGAGTTGGGGAGTACTTTAGGATTGCTTGTATGTGTACTAATGAGAAATCAAGGGAGAGGCCTGCCATGAGCTACGTGGTTCAATTGTTGGATGAATTGGTAGCTTAATTTTGCACTTTTCCTGGCGAACATGGCTATTCATTTTCTTCGTTGCAACATTTATACGTACAAACACAACGTTCAAAAAGATGTACATAGCTATGGGGTCATCCAAACAAGGTAACATGtgaaaaaaatggtttttgTGTCGTTTTGTTTTATCTATCATTtcgataaatttaaattctttaggAAATTAATTGGATAAGTTTGGAcgatatatttgttttatatttggatatatttgaaactttgaatattcaaaacacaaaattttgatggtgcgtttacttcaTGGAATGGTAATGGGGTAGAATGAGAATAGGctaggaatgagaatgagctGTAATGGgttagcaaaaataaataggaatgagaatgtattgtaatgtcattaatgtgtttacttgacaaaataaataggaaTAAGAAATGGGAATGATAactaatttaccaaaatacttatagtattaaataatgtaattttcattaactagatacatgtataaatattattataaaaatgatattaattaaaaaaataaaattaataacaataataaatgttaataatgataatattgataataataataataacaataattaataataacgttaataatttttttaataataataataatgacatttaagataataacattaattgtGGTTTGAACGAGAGTAATTCgggaaatatgaaaaaattagaagaatatAAAAGTCAGTTCAGGAAATGAAAATCCTTATTCTCAACCCCCATGGGATGGGAATGTTATTCTCATTTCTTATTCTCAAATTGTGTGAgacccacacattttattcatattctcATATTacattttaccaaataaacatgagttttatttacattccatcattttcattccttAAACCctcaagtaaacacaccatgaATAACTTGCTCTTTCTACTTTCCGcgataaattaaatatcatactatcactatttaaatatttcccGTCAGTCTCTAGAAAGATTGTTTTAACGAATTGGTTGAGGACTTGAGTGACTCATCCTTAATATATCACCACTGTGGTAATTTATGGTGTGACTTATGAGACTCAACATTCACAAATTTAAGTTCAAGATGGTGAGGATTTTAAGAGGACAAGATAatcaaaaaaatgaattaaagtaAGGAATTCCAAAGAGAATGGtatataaattaagtataCTTGAATATAATAtactagaaattaaaattggaaaattatAGGaagatattttgaatattttaaaaattaaaaattaactaaacttTAATCAATTAGGTATTTCGGTCcattgaaactttaaaaaagacTTGTGGCGAGAAATGGGCCTGACTTGCAGCCCATTGCAACCACTAGTAGGACTTTCATATCGCATGATCCTATGAGCGAGCTGAACAAGTGGCATATGGACCCATGCAAGGGGTCTGCACTTTGGGTCGATAATAGCTTTTCCCTATAAAATGACAAACATAAGTCATGgtatattaagaaaaagatttcgtttattttattttatttttatttatttaaaaaaataaaaaagattgtactttgcaaaatataaaaaaaaaattaacatttcttttctattttttttttcaaaacgactactttaaaatttcactttATACATGACAAGtcgtatattttttaatggcattatgtttaatgtttttaattttagtttgcaAGTATGTTGAAGATGACAGGCAGTTTgtcattttacaataaaatgaCAGGTCGTAAAATGGCATTATGTACTACCGACACGGCGTccttaatatatttatgaatGACAAAGTTTAAAAGtactataattataatgtagcaattttaaaaatacattaaaaaaactacactcaattaataaatatatgatacatgtagtataattaaatataactattaattatttaataatttttaaaataaatatacacattatatacatatattaattaaatataataactttaatgtatttaaaaatatctaattttgatgatattagCAAAAATTCTTGTACTCTCTTAATCGAATACGAATATGCTTTTAAGAAGAGGTCCTTTTTTTGGGTCCACTTGATTGAACCAAAGGATATTTAGAAAACTCATGGGCCTTGCTTGCAGCTCATTTTTAAAAGCAAGATGTTCATATCGAATGTATAGGATGCACTGATCTTTGACTTTCTGCCATGATTAATGATCTTGAACACACAGCAATAATGATGACTGACCCCGCCAATACACTTCAACATACGCGAATATACCACCGCATCGGCAACGTGAGATCtttataaggaaaaaaaagtacaaaaattatctggttaaagataaaagatgccttttctttttctttttttttttttaaagttataatcaatttttaaagaaaaaaattatgtggttaaagataaaagtataaaatatctttacaacgaaaaaagaaataaagtggCCATCGATCGCTTTCTTGGAGACAGCGGGCGATTACCTTTTCGAAAAGTTGGAGGGGGCGCTAACCTAATccattgtaaaattattagaagGGTAATGCTAAGTTAgatgtaatttataatttttttttatataaataatgagtGATGtaggtttatttattatttatgtgagAGGATTGTAAGTTACATACATGTAACTTAGGGGAATCCGACATGTTTgtgttttgaaattaattattatgaaaataattaacagTGTGCACTGCACATCATTCATACGTATGTTTGTCTGTTTTCTTAATTATCTctttaatttgaaacaattgaTGAATTAAGAGCACTACCTTTATGATTACCTAACTCACACAATATGTaatcataaaattcaaaactatttATCTTCGTTAATCTTTAATTAACTCATACAACATGTAACCATTAAAttcaacattatttattttcgttAATCTTTTTCGTTGTATATAGTAGTACtacttttatataataaaaaaaatattcttttcattatttaaatttttatcataccaaatagtttttaattggtgattgattgttaataaataaaaattaactgcATGCGAAAATtactatatataataaaaaaacgtggtataatattttaaaatcatatttaaccTTTTAAAATTGAACTATTACTCGcattataaatagaaaacgaattaattatcttcttttcgtggaaataatatttcatcttCAAGTTCGGCATTACTTCTCAGTtctcaaattataaattgcaTGTATTGATTATATACTAAAACAGCACCCCAGGCCCAGGAAAACttgatttgtttttgaatttcttatttcttcgaaatatttgaatataattacCAGTATGTTTATCTCGTTGTTAATATTGACTAAAGACAAGGGAGTCGGCGAGGTCCATGAtgttacaaaagtaaaaatgaaCTAATTggttatttaataaatcaagGAATTAATTATTggtgatttaattttaaacattaCATCAGTGGCGATTAAGTACGAAAAAGATCTCATTATTTTAGGATAAAGTTCAAAAGGAAACAAGCTAAACGTTGTGGAAAATCTTCTACCCATATGGATATGGGACGCTGACAATATCGAGGTGCAAACTTAGTCAAAACATCAGCTACTTTATTACAAGCTTTAAATGCATAAGCAATCCTGAAAGCCTAATTTACTAACAGTAAACTCTATAATTCTATAATTATTCAGAACAACTCAGTACGAATGCTATGTTGTCTTGTTTAAAAATTGAGTAACATGCAATGAATCCGACTCGGTactcaaataagaaaaatcaatttcactAACAAGTTGAACATCAAAGTCTAAGACTTCCGCCGCAGGCCCACAGGTATCTCAACGTCatctcaaaaagaaaataaacacttTCTgattacataattattaaagtgaCATACTGGAGACATAATTAAAGGAATAAAAATCGACATACATTATCACTTGCAAAAACCGAAGGAATAAATAAGGATTGAATATATTCATGGATAAAGATCATCTACTCccataagtttttaaaaattttgtgtcATGTGTTTTAATAGTGCATCGGTaggatttaatttcttcactttctttatttattaaatgtcaATCACTCACATGTGTTTTTGCTCAGGAGGAGATTAGATTATGAGAGAATTAtaatctttcattttcatcattaaACTCATTGTATTACTCACTTTCATTTCATtatattcaatatttatatctttattatCGTTCAAGGTCACATATTACTATAGGCAGACTTATATTGTGGCGGCTTTCAAGTGAAAAGAGAgacatagagagagagagaagattatgattttaactttaatttacccagtgttatgaaaattatatgttttgacctctgtaataatttttagatttttttagcTTCATTAATGATAGATAATTTGTAACCTTACCAAGTTTATcttaaattaactaaataaattaatgattaaaaataaagtactTAAAAGTAAAGCACATAAGAGGATTTTTACGTGACTTGGTGTGTAAACGCCTACATCTACCAACCACGCTTAGATATCAAGTAATTAAATAGGCTCAAGAGATTACAAACTATATATTGAAATCTTCAACAATTTGAGACTTTCTCTTAGTGATTGTTGCAACCTTTTTATAACATCTCCAAGTGAACACTTCACGTAAACTACATAACTTTTATTTCCTCTCATGAGCCAAACCTCTTAGCCAACAATAGGTAGCCTCACTGTAAAATTGTGAACACATGATCCCTTATCCTGAAAAGTCTAGAGACAAAGTCTCCCAAATCAAAAAATGATCCCAAGGTTGTAGCTTTTGATTTGGAATTCCTCTACTGCTCCAACGACCTTCATTTCCACAAAGACCAAAATCAACAAATcaccaaataatcaaaatcactAAAGAAACATAAATTCTGAACACAAATACAACCTCGTCTCACATCAAAATATGATGGATGGACTGACTCTAAAGAGAAGACAAGAAGGCAATGATATCACTCCTAAAGggttaataattaaagatgcTAGCTCTCAAATACTCTCTCTTTTGCATACTAGCTTCCACCAAAATATGTAAGTGACTCTCCTGTATATAAAGTTAGGTGAATCACGTGTAATGAAGAGTATAATCTTGTCAGATTTTCATCCTTTAAGCCTTCAGATATATAAGGAActctttattataatataaaaatattacgtCTTTAATATATCTTTATAAGCTTgataaatcaaataatctgCAACTTGATCTTTCAAGAACAGTGCAAACATTAATATGATGTATATCCTTAGAATATTGTTCGCTTGATcttgaatgataatttccatGTAGAGATCGATTGATCTTCAATTCTTTGATCTTGTGGTCCGCATTGAAATAACGCCCAAGTCTTGTATCACCACTACGATTCACACCAACTTCATCGATCATATCTTCTTGCCTTGTGCGTTTCCCTGGTGCTAAAATATCTTTCTATACACTTATGTGGACTccatatatatagatataataCATAAAACCTAAACTGCATATATCTGCTGTCGTTACAAGGCAATGTTATAAAACCTGATATAATCTAAGCTACACAGGTAATGCAATATTAATGAAGACTCAATGATGTGTCCAATGAAAATGCcaacatataaatatataaattgatgttgTTGTTATAGAAATACCAACATCCATACAATGAAACTCATAACAATTAACacaatttgtaattttttcattatatctccctttgaactaaaattatagtttaacCACAACATATAACAATAATCCAACAGAAAGCGTGTACGCATTGAGAGAGTTCaaaagttgaagaaaaagattcAACTTTTTAATCGGAATGGTATGCTGCATCATTTACGTAcccattttataaaattttgtcgtgaatatacttttttaatttggtcaatataaccaacaaagtgttggctctaCTGAcaatggagtccccttaagtggtTTGACTAGGTTTGTTCCCCAGTTCGAGTCACAGGAAAGTCGCATTTGTTGGAAGAACTTGTTCTTTTCAAttcgagcggggacttctagtATGGGTTGTGGTACGAGTTTAAAGGTGCCTTCCACAGTTGAGGCCTCCCCAGAATACCTCGTAgtcaaaaccaaataaaaaaaatttgaccaatataaaaataaaatgacaataagatagaaaaatcaaaaatcatCACGGCAAATCTTCATTAAATGATCTAATgggtaagaaaaaaaaaactcggattaaatatatatacatatgtatatatttcatCCTCTACATTCTAGAAAGGGTAAGAAAGTAGCGAACGTGGGCGGCTTGAATTGGATATTATGTATCTTAGCAACATTGGGCATATAAGATTAAAAAGTGGGCAGTTGCATGACACAcgtcatataaaaaattatggcaAACAAAGAATTTTTCATGATGATTTGGAAGTATTTGTATGACTGGGAATATTATAACTCAGCGTTTCTCAACAACTCTTGTCCAGATGGAAAGTTGAATTGTCgtatgtttatttatattctgaTATTGGTGGTGgcgctctttttttttttttttaacttttttaaaagtatGGTAGTGCTTAATGCTTTGAAATGATTACTTTTAGtgcattttgtaatttaaagcTAGTTCTATGCTTAATATATCTTTTAAGTTATTGgatgaagtttttttttttttttttgaaactggATGAAGTTATTTTTAGACATCGGAAGATCAGGACCAAGATTCTCTGCATAGAAATTATAATAGTTTCACATACAACAGAAACCCAGCTagcatgatttatttatttagtttaatagAATGCATACTGTGTAAATATActcttaaatttttcatttgatattttgcttcttcttttttcccctGGTCTTTGGTAAGTGGCAAACTCGAAAAAGGATaaagaaaagggaacaaaGAGATCGGCGAGGGGagatttctatttttcttgaagATAATGAACATATTTATGCTGGGTCTGGCTACGGTGAAATCATGATATtgtgccacagttgcatccagCCGTTGAATCCACTTAAATCGGTGAAATCTATTGAGATCTAATGGGTAGGTGCAACTAtagcacggtaccacagttgcaccaccgttttttccatttatgttacttctttctttttgtaaatCTCAGTAGCTAATCGTAAAAAGGTAAATTGATGCATACGGATGAGCGAGCCATTCAAGAcacccaaaagaaaaatctattttatataagatagatttataatttcaagtctaatatattaaagattttataattagGCCCCaattaggtaaaatattttacttgcCCCTGAAATTGACCATTTAACTTTGGCTAGTACTAACCAATGGACCTTTAATCTAGGGTGAGAGCTCTTACATtcacaatttataaaaataaggcTTCTAGCctctataaaatattataaagttaatttcagttcttcatttgtaattaaattgagacACTCATAAACACTCCACCATACTCCAAGTCCCAATTATAATGTCCGatgttctaaaaaaaaaaaaaaaatcagccaGTACTATACCCCACTGTTGGTGCACTCTAAGGTTACGTTTGACATGCTGAATTTAATTGGACTAGATTAAGTTGGATTAGATTAAGCTGGATTATATTATGTGCTGTATTATATTTGGTACAATATCGGATTGGacaatgttaaattatatttaaatacaaaaaaatatttatgaatatttaagagtaataattaaatttaatttaaaagtaattaacaaGAGCATTaaatatgtagtaaattagttattgggtagtcataattataatgaacaaatataaattaataaaactatttaattatttaattaatttttattagatattttagatatattttattttataaaaaagttagcaaataatgtataaataaaatcaattatttacttgtattattaattttcatgatcgtttttaatattacattggtgattattaaatttaatacaatcaatTATCATAACGAAttattaaatagttaattttattggagtaaaagtaccaatttaattagactataaaaacaaaataaaaaataaattcaaataaatcatgaataaaataattaattaattaaataaaatttaaatttaattaattaaattttaggttacaagtaaaaaatagtgttatttatgaaagaaatatgaataattttttttctcttatccTAATCCCATCTAAACCcacttataaaaatagtatCAAAGGATTTTCTTTGTGGCCCAGGAGACAAATTTGGTAAACGGTTTGAAAATGATTCGCTCTATTTGATAAGATCGatcttttttaacttttatatataAGGGCAATTGCTGATGcacaattttcataaaattatcagGAGTGGATGGGTCTGTGACGCAACGGCCATGTGACACAATTCTCACAATTTTTGTTACACGCGTTAAAATTttcagataatttttttttaatttatgcgtcataagaaataaataaatgtaacaaaaagATTTTAGGATATATAAggaataaaagtttttttaacgagggttctatattttttaatgaaatacaAAACCTTACCAAATAAGCACATGTATAAggaaaaccctaaaaatatgttttttcataacatttaatcttaattagaatttgtttgcttttttggGCAAACAGTAATTATTAAacgttaaattattataaagcacaaattattattttaaattcaaccACGTTCTTaaaggagggaaaaaaaaaaaaaagtatgcaAGTCCTCTtgcagatatatatatatatatatatcataaattcataatgaTAACATCCCAAAGGTTGAATATAAAAAGCATATGCCAATGGTGTGAACATCGAGATGTGGTCACCACGTGCCTCTTCATTTCCACTTTCAACCCGGCAAAAGTCTTGAAACCCTTCGtcaatttgttattattaattttgatctGTCAATTTGTTCTTATTATTCTAGTTTACTGGTGTCTATACCTAGGGCACCAGGGCAAAGATAGTTCAAGGAAGCTGCCTCAATAAAGTCTTTTGTCTGCCTATAAGTACCCCCCGCTTAGCTTTGATTGAAGCCACAACCACAAAGCGAGGTAATCAACAATGGCAACTGCTTCAGcttcttctttcatttctcttcttttgatATCTTCTCTTTTGCTTGCTTCTTTCACTGAGGCACAAAAGCCCCCAGTAGCGAAAGGTCTCTCATGGACTTTTTATGACCAGAGCTGTCCCAAGCTTGAATCCATTGTCAGAAAACAGATCCAAAATGCCCTGAAAAAAGATATCGGCCTAGCTGCTGGCTTGATTCGCATCCATTTCCACGATTGCTTCGTTcaggtaaaagaaaaagaaaatgataccTCAATTAAGCTGGTGCATCACTTATTTCATGGTGTTAATGCGTTTTTAATAAATgcccttttatttaaaatggtGATCATCATTAGTTGATCATttcttgatttgaaaaaaaaaaaaaaaaaaagcctaagCACGTTTCTAACTCATgcgtcttttttttttttttgagaaataaaaaataataatacaatgtCTCCTCTAACGAAATTGTCTAAAAAAGAACACAAGAATTTTCAAGCTAAAGGTCATATTTCCCCTTTGGACAATTATCTAGCTTGTCCCCATACGTATTGTAAAATATGACCTAAAAGGTctatattcttaattttgtagCAGTTGAATACTTGAATCTAAgtttttaagggtaaaaaatatttgtgtctGATATAAAgtaaaaccaaaacaaatttgAGGATGCGCAACACAtgaaaaagtagaaaataattaataaataggaaaaaaaaaaaagaaaaccatgTCGTTTGACTAAATTGATTCAAATTtccctaatattttaaaacagaTCTAAACTctcttaacttttttttttttttcacttatcTTATCATTTTGACATTGGAGGTTATTTGGTGTTGGGAATATCAGTacctttaataatttaattaattaattaattttttaatcataattaattaaaaaattaaatacaaaattattagaaaaaccAAGAGAATTGTCCtagtttttcaattaattctgAATTTTCCAGAATTAAATGCaacataaacatatatatactattttttggagaataataataagagggttgtgtgtgtatatattgcattaaattattcaataaattcggaattttttttcaaaattaactaaaaaattataacaactCCCCTACTGTTTccccataattttaaatttaatcttgaaattaattatgactaata contains:
- the LOC102624583 gene encoding phytosulfokine receptor 2, whose product is MGPSIQALIAAAASFVVITLIFAIILLFCKRTYKPPTYRTRAVNRPQPNRCSDLSSIALFDSASFDPSLSQISMSELIDATENFSTDKIIGDGSFGFVYKAKLSSGVTVAIKKLDKDAFQGFREFRAEMETLGKLRHRNIVKILGYCASGLDRVLIYEFVENGSLDQWLHDTSRNDDVDGSKQLNSLCPLSWETRVKIVRGVANGLAYLHGLEKPIIHRDIKSSNVLLDSDFEAHISDFGLARRIDTSHSHVSTQVAGTMGYMPPEYLGGNTAATVMLDVYSFGILMIEIATQIRPNLPVVLDGQEVGLLEWARTMEARNKEIEMVDSNISREELSEAGVGEYFRIACMCTNEKSRERPAMSYVVQLLDELVA